The Dreissena polymorpha isolate Duluth1 chromosome 2, UMN_Dpol_1.0, whole genome shotgun sequence nucleotide sequence GCGGGTATTATCAGATTCAGACGTCAAGCTTGTTAATAAATGTGTAGAACAATTAAGCGGTTTGTTACAAGTCAATGTTTGACACGATCGAATGCGATCTATTGTTAACCCtaacaatgcgggaaccgaattttgaaggcctttgcaaacagtttggatccagatgagacgccacagaacgtggcgtctcatctggatccaaactgtttgctattctgatagtaattttttttttcgaagaaatgctaattttagaaattctgcagacgacattttagcagaagacaaatttcccagcatgcaaagggttaaattggtCATCGTATCGTAAAGTACCGAAGCAAAGCGCTACAAATCTGATCTACCGGTATTCATACCGTATCGTACTACGGAGGGACCGAGCGTAGGCGCCGCcacaatacaaaatattgataagACTTTACAGTAAGCATTGTTTTCGGCAAGATTCGAAAAATCCATGACGGTATATCGGTATCAGTATATATTAAAGATGTTAAATTAAACATCCAATATGAGAATTATCTTATTGAGagacatatttattttcaatgagcTAAGTATTGGGTAAACGTGTATTCTTCATGACAAAATCGATAAGGAAATAAAccagaagaaaaaaaatcaaattaacacACGTATTTAAGAAGAGCTAAATATTGTGTATCTTCGTAAAAGACAAATGCGGAACTATTCAAAGAAGAACGGAGCGCGTCTAAGCACACTAGAAAATATACCTGCGCCTATAACGATTGGTTTCCGGCGGTGGGTTCTGTCGGACAGGATGCCGAACACCACTGAGCTACAGGCGGCCGCGAACAACATCGGCAGCAGCAGAAGAGCTACGCATGTGGCCGCGGTCCAGCAGTTGGGCAGGCGAACCATGTCGTGAAGCCAGTACTGGAGAAACCTGTGGGAAACTCGTCATTAGGTGTAGTTATAATTTAAGGATAGAATATTATATAGAGTGCCATTCTTCTTTAAATCGGCATGTGTTGTTGAATTTACCAATTCAAAAACAACCGTTAAATTAACCTAATTGAGCTCGGCATGAAGTGtagtatttatttaagaaaataatatgaTCAAGAGCGTCCTTCTTCTTTAAGTTTACGAATATTGTTCAATACACGGATTAAAACTGTATTAACATCATTAAAGTAAGAATGACCTTTGTACAtggtaaatgtaaatattttattttaaaaactgatTGACTTTAAGGTCACACTTGACAAGTTTCGATTATCCAAAAGTGTATGCTTTTCGAAAGTAGCCGTTTTTATGAATGTAGTTAAAACTCAAACGGAAAAATGTAATGTTGATCACTTACCCTGTAACCGTTGACACTCCCTGTTGCATTAGAAACCGTGTAATAAACACCCATCGGAAGTTATGTTCTACAATTAAGGTAAAACGTTTATTGATTTAGTTAAGTAAAACCGTACAACACCAATATTTCATTTTCGTTCACATGTCAGTTAAATACACGCATATTAAGTATAGAAAAATAAAAACTTCTATTATTGCGGCTTACATAGAGATACATAAAAAAGCAGTTTCATTAAAACTTCCGTGATAAGAATGATTAAACCGTGTTATGCACAAAAGGATTTTATGCCTTATGAAGCCAACGTAACTTCAGACAAGCCAGTGCATTAACACATAATgttcaggagctaccatgtctgcAAAAGTCAAGCCATGTTTTGTGGTCTCTTTTAATTAGAGGGCAGTGTAGCTCATTAATAGTCTGCGGATGCGCAGACTGGTGTGGAGCTACCAAGGCAGCAAAcgacataagatccattttcgcatgtcgCGGCTCATTTGTGTATAAATTGACATTTATGTGCATATATTCCAATTTATTTATGAAGCGAAATATCATTGTAAAATACTGTTGCAAAACTACCTTTTAAAGGGTCCCAGAAGCCACTGAAAATTGCAAGACAATCTGAAATTATGAAAAACACGCTTTCGGGATACTTATATGTGAATGTATAGATTTCCATACATAAACGGAAACGTTGAAACGTTAAGAATGACAAAAACGTAACCAATCAAATACTTATACAACTACAAGTTTTTATCATCACTTCTGGTTAGAAGTGTGTTTCGTATATTTTGTCATCTTTAAACAGATCTTATTCACAAATTTATAAATGCGCGTTACTTCTTCTAATCGACATACTCAGGCAGAAACAATATTGTTACGTATTTAGTGTCGTAATGCATATGAACGCATTGAGATTAATAGTTACAGGGTTACGGTAGTTACTGACCCGATAgtggatatacggttctgtgggtCAGTAACTTACCCTGTAACGATTATATGACGCAAATACTTTCCATCTCATCAAATTAACAAGgacaaacaatgtttttttataactagtattatcgaaaatattaaattcaagaacattatataacaataacaaaacttGTCTACTGCCCCTtatagtctactgacaccatatagaatatatggggaCAGCATACTGCCCTATATAGTCTACTCATATAGTCTgctgacaccatatagaatacatggggtcagcatgtgacgtcaaacagccaattagagaagagtattttgtagatggCGTGATATAAAGCCTACTGGTTTATTttgaaactacatgtatatctcaCCTATTGGTTCCAGCACGTGTTTCCCATGATCCTCTTCGGTGGTAAATATGGTGATGAGCAGGGTTATCAGTACAATGGTTATGGCTATTGAGTAAGCGCCAATGACGCCAATATGCTAGAATGCATCATCAGAGAAGTTTAACTTAAGCAAGCTATAAAGTCATGCATTCACAttgcatattttaaaagataacTCTCATGGTAAATTTTAACGTTTTGTTCAGATGAGTCTGTaaatcattttacagttaaacctAAGCACAGGACTTAAATTATACTCCGTTGGTCGGACGGtttaatgcaaatgacacattaaaatattgtaaacatgtaCGAAAGGAAATGCCACTAACACACTAACAATCTCCTAATAAAACATCAAATCGCAGTAAGGTATTGCCAACGCGAAATGTAATTCCCAATGCATTCAACATTACATATATTCATAGTAACTTGACGTACCGTAAATGACGTTCCTACTGCGGCTCCACTCACGTTTCCTACGAGAATCGTCGCAGCCATGACCCCAGAATTAAGACCTACAAATGaatctcattctgagaaaactgggcttcaggtatgtacgtcaagtgtcatcagacattagcctgtgcagtctaaacaGGCTCATCAGGGTCCACACTTTCCGCTTCTGTGGATGTATTCTTATATacgaggtctcttctaaacaaaacccCAGTGCAGGCGGAAAGCGTCGGCCTAGATAAGCTTGCGCGGACAGCACGAGTTAATCTGAGACGACAATTGAAGCACGTttattaagccaagttttcccagaattaTGACCgacatattttgcataatttaacaaTTAGGGTCAGTACGTGCCATTAGGGTTCAGACATGCTATTTTAAGTTGTTAAACAAAACGGATTTTCCATTCAATCAGACCTGCATTGTGACATGACTTTACTTAAGGGTCGGTACGTGGTATGCAATATGACATTACTAAACAACAGGCGTTAAGCCCGTAGATGCAATGTGGCATGGGGAAGTATGATATACGTTTAATATTCATCTATCATTGAAGCGcaatacaacaatacaataaaataaaaattactgaAGTATTTTCAAAAGTTTTTATAACAACATTAGTGTTACGCATTAGCAAAATCTATGGTTTAtgtatttcaaattattaaacaGCACATAGCATACCCAGTTGAAAAATATGTATTCGAAAACAACCTcgtattatccccacgcttttcggagaaaaagtggggcttatgtggttatctccgccgttcgtccgtccgtcctggccactatctcctcctacactattagcactaaaacGTTGAAACTTACACGcatggtagctttgagcatatgtgcgacagtgcactattttggaattttgatctgacccctgggtcaaaagttatgggggttgaggtggggccgggtcagagattttaactgatttttttaaggttatacattaacttcttcatttctacctcaaattgatactgaccatctcttttgacaatacggtcaatctcaactatgcatgactccattaccaaccctggggcgctcctgggtcaaacatgcggcgtggggatacgcgtcggcctctgccgcgccatttctagttttgaaaaattattttgaTACTGTTAACGATGCCCTAGGCTTTCCTTGTACTTGTAATTGTTTTCATATAGCTATAATCACATTCACTAAGTACAGTACTGTTTTgcaaatatcattatatagcacTCAACGTTTTCAAAGTCAAATCTCAATCGCAACGAGCTGGAAAAATGAAAGATTTatgtttaagtaaacatttataaTCATTTGAAAACTAAATGGAATTAGGTCATAGGTCCTGCGGTTTATGTTTTTTGTTGAAAACATAAgcatttaaaccatttatgcctagcgtctagaaaaaaggccttggcaaacagcatagacccagatgagacgccgcatgatgcggcttctcatctgagtctgcgctgtttgcttcgagggatttctgtaagaaatattctaaatatacaaataaatatactagacatctctaattttggaaataaattgatccaatttagaaggatgagagagtccactcggcataaatgggttaagctcaTAGATTACAACACGCACTTCTTTTCAGTATTTCCCTACCTCTCTGGGAGGGGTTCGACTTGTCTGCAATCAGTGCATTGTACGGCACCGTGATACCGGCAAACGCTGAGGTAACCAGGAGGTAGAATACTATATAAAGGGCTGCAACACAATTAAGAACACTGCTTATGCAAAAAGCCCCTTTTTTAATTCAGTATATGCGTCTTTCAGTATAAGCGAGTTTTCCAATACAGATTTCAAAGGGACATTTTTTTTGACAAACTAGTTACcggtatacatttttaattatacAAGTAAGATAATGAGTGGATGGCCCTTTCATAAACTCTGTAATCAAAGAAAGAAATATTTCGCAAAACGGAACCTCTGCATCACCATCTGCTATACCCGTTTTAGAATCTGGACATTTTCATTTCGCATTAACATGGCAACCGTTCAACTGTATCCTTCGAGGTCGCcgcggcgtagtggatatggtgtccgcctagcgaccaggaagTCACGGGatcgatccccattgtgggagcgttctttagactTCCCCCATAGATACGAAGTACTGGTTTTagtccaaggaaacggactcgagagcgtttccaataagtagtaagtactttaaatgcgatcgagctacaataaataggtcTAAACTAAAGTATTTATCCTACGTCTTAAGATCACCTGAAGGCGATCCTGTGAGGAAGAAATGAAGAACTGCATCATGTCATGCGGAGAGCTTAAGCGAAGCCGTCTAAAACACAGAACGCTAAACAGAAATGTTGCCTATACCAATGTCGCTCAAGGAACTTTAGTTAAGGGAATAATTCAAGTAAGTCAAAGTACCTAGATTCCCGCTGGATGACTCGACCACGCCTTCCCCATCTCCAAAGGAGTTGTGCTGCATTACAATGGAGTTCGGCTGCTGGGCGCCGTCCTTGTGGGCGTCAAGAGGATTGTGGGCGGACTTGTTCCAATAGGGGGCGCAGCGCAGCGCAACCAGATCCCGGGTACACTGCAACTGATGTCGACACATCGGGGTTACTTATGACTGTATACGGCCTTGAAACATGGTCAAATCTGTGCGAACGCATAAACATACGTGTCCGGCTTGCAATGCTATTGATGTTACCGGATCGTGTTTAAGTCAAATACTGTTTACTTCATTTAGAGATTTAACGGTCTAATAAACGCCAATACCGACATGTTAACTATATTTTCGTTGAATTGTGTCtagtcgtatgaacgaatctgcacatGCTTATGGGGATTTCCTAACGGAATAAATGTATTGCGTACATACTGGggtgtgtttttgtttcattatcaTTTGAATTgaataaaactttttattttagtACTATTTTTTCTGAACTTTGAATCTAGTTTCGGATTCATTCACGTAATAAGATCGTTTATAGTCGCTTTACTGTAGGGAACTCAATGTTAAGTACCTTTCCTGACGAATTCTTCTGTTCTCCAGTGTCCAGTTGTCTAAAAACACATTAATAGTAAcaatataaaattacaaaaatctAACCATTGGTATATGAAAGGAAATAACGTTATATTATTGTTAGTAGAAATTGTATAATTCTTACTGTTATTGTTATGACCATAATGCATATGCttctgtttttttctttcttgttgAAATgtgtaattaaaggggccttttcacagattttggcatgttttgaagtttgacattaaatgcttcatattgataaatgtaaatattaaattttataagctccagtaaaaaatcaaaaataaaatttaaaaaaggaaaaaaaaggagCCCgtagcagggctcaaaccagtgacccccggtatcctgaagtaaaaacgcattagccaactgagctatcctgccaagcatacataacatgcgtattttatacgttatataagcaatcttcgtagtttcacaaatttaaacgtcaacaaccgaactctccaaattattcaatcgtttcgcgttgcaacgctttataatttttaggtttttaaatcgtcaaaagatgcatataatggctatattagaccatggcaaatgttcagtaatactgtttcctcacaaatatcataactaaaccgaaaatttgcgaatctgaaacaacttttttcaattttgtcaatttaccaaaccgtgaaaagatccctttaatgaaaaaaatcagACATACAGTTCGAATGAGCTATTAAACTCTTGAATACACACAAATATATTACTGATTTGTAgaatttattagtttattaaaataattttcgtGAACATAATAAACGAACTTATGTAGGACATTTTACACGAGACAAGAGAAACAACAAGCAAAGCTACCTATACTTGTACACCTCACTTACTCGACTGATATGTCGGGAGAGCTGATGGCCATACCGACTAGGCCTATGCTGTGAACATAATCAGGTATAGAATTATAGAATTATACATAAtggagccgcgttctgagaaaacgagtattaaggcatgtgcgtaatgtgtcgtcccaaattagttTCCCctgaccgcacaggctaatcaggaacgaaacGTTTTGCAGTTATGGAATAAAATATAAGGAAGTGTCTTTTTAGcgaaatccagtttagacagggAGCTTTGTCCCTGAGAAacttatgcggactgcacaggctaatctgggacgacactttccatgaATGCATTAGGCCTAGATTTGTTACTTCCCCTTATCTTTCGctactctctatatagggatcggtacaagctaattttaccggtccaaaattggaccggttatttttagaaacatatcaGGGGAAATAATCCGTGTACCATTTCCGGTTTattttcccgaactttttgacagctgacaggtaagaatGAAATCTCGttctagtcaaataagattcatcaTACATATGCAACTTGAGTACTACATGATACATAATATCCTCGCGTTACTTAAAAGTGGAATTCTTGATTTGTGAGCATGTGAATTTTTGTATTTGATCTAGTTATCAACGGAATGATagacagattaaaaaaaataatccggGGAATGCCGCGCGCGAACCATaagcctgtacctgttgtatagTATAGTCAACgaagtcaacggttatattcaacgggggaccagttaaGCATAAGCCCTATTACCCGGGGTGCGCcgaatatgttatattatatttccTGTATACAGTATTGAACGGTTAAGACAGGAAAACGCACAAAGATATACGGATATATGAAATTCAGATCCACTCAAAACATACACAGTGATCAAACTCGTACATATGTTCAACAATAGTGTTAGAATTCTGCATTATTATCACGTCATGGAATTCACATAGTTTATGGAACCAGTTGCCATGATGCTTTTGATAAAGCAAACAACATCACAATATGATATTACTTACATTACAGCTCAAATTTCTGTATACGTTATGTATCTTAGTTATttcatgcatttaatattcaaacaGTAAAGTTTATGTGATGGTAGTACAAGATAAAATAACCAAGACTGTGTTTTTGATAGCGTTTCTGTTTTAATTTGaagctttaataaaaaaaatgccatCAAAATATTCCAACTTTTCAAATTAACTTTTTTTGCAATCGTGAAAACTGTCCCTTTACGTATGATCGATTCGAAACCAGAATTGTTCTTATATATTTCCGACTAATGGCTGTCAAAAAGACGCCGAGTCAATATGGTATTAGGAATTATAAACGTCGCGTGCTCATGCCGATTGTTAGCCTATTATCGATCTGACAAAACGTATGGCGGCATCTGTCTTTGATGATTTCACACTTCTTAACGTCTAAACCATACGCAGGCAGTGCACATGagttacttttttattaattgataaatGCGTTAAGCATTAACGTATTTGCACTTTTTGGATGAAGCATGAATGAGTCTAAAGGTCTTATGGAGACTTTTGTGTTGTTCTGCATGGATAGTCAAATCTCCACAAGAGGAAACacttttaacccattaatgcctagtggactctcccacccttctaaattggatcaatttatttccaaaagtaggggtgtctggtatatttatttctatatttagaatatttcttacagaaatttatttaagcaaacagcgcagacccagatgagacgccgcattatgcggcgtctcatctgggtctacgctgtttgcaatgtccctttttcaggacgctaggcatgaatgggttaatcaaTATACACTacttacttttcataatataaagtCTACTTATTCACTTTTAAAATTAACTGAAGTTTAATGACACACATGTTTTtagtataattttttaataagCTTTCTGTTTTTACCGATTTGTACAATATCTGTATTATAAAATTCTATATACTGGGCACTTGCGTTGTTTTCCCACAAATTACACAAATTACTCAAACACAATACCGCTGAACTCCCTGATAAATTCATCAAAGCAAAAGTTACCAGAGAGCTATAGAGCCTAGGAACATCAGTGGGCGGCGCTTGCCAAATTTGAAAGAGGCTCTGTCACTCTGCATGCCGATCAACGGCGATATGGTGAAGGTCACGGCTGCAACAGCCACACCAGAAACAATACAGCATCGATCtcggaaaactgagcttaatgcatgtgcgtcaagtgatgttccagattagcacaggctaatcaggtacaattCTTTCCGCTTGCATGGACATTTTCGTTTGAAGAACTCTGctaaataaaaatccagtctttgcggaaagtgtcatccctggtaaGTCGGTCCtcatctgtgacgacacttaacgcacatgcattaagcccagttgctCTACAACGAGGCTTATAGCATTATTGCCACTGCCATCATTATTATCAAGACATTTATAGCGAACAGTCCAATCAAAACGTATTCAAAGtctttatgtttaattattttcattttgttgaatatgttttaatatacagTCATGTTTATTTCAGTCATTTGGTCATTCTCTAAACTTTTGCAATCGTAAGATGTGATGACACACACCTTAGGCTATCAGGAACAATCATGCActtcaattaataaaataacattaatttacaaatcttataatacacaaatacattttattattcattttttaaacacAGTGATTATTTTGAATTTCACGTTTAATGGTCAGGGAAATGTCACGATGGATTACCTGCCCCGGCTGCTACCATTCCTCCAAGCCATCGACCTTTAGCTGCTGGACCTACCAGGGACTGGATCTGAGAGGGGACCACTGTAATGGCATGggcaatttaaccctttaccattatatacgtatttaaccctttaccattacatacgtatttaaccctttaccgcttaaatacgcatttaaccctttaccgcttaaatacgtatttaaccctttaccacttagatacgcatttaacccttttacacttagatacctattttaacgcatgtgtagtccccatagaaagttacatttaacctaaggcctttcttactaaattcatgttttaaaggcttaataCCCAACCCTTAGTTAGTAATGAGCAGCCAACAGCATacaacatgaacagactgcgagttattggcaggctgttctggttttatgctagttgcaaaagccattcactttgcttcttatgaaggaaagggttaatgaaatTTCACTTTTTTGGTCTAAAGCACAGTCTGAACACGGTAACAAACATAAAGATGTAAGACTTATGGAAATTTCTAGGAATAAATTTATATTGTCACGCGCTTGTATTTTATTGAAAGCAAATGTATTATTGCCTATACACTGGCATTAGATATAAAACAATGCCCTGTATATCTTATTGGTTTGTATTGTGGATATTAATTATGAACAAGCGTACTTTTACTTATTAAtggtaacattattttattttctttgttatgTATCGTGTAACGCGTGCTTGTAGCATTTGACTTAAAGAAGCAGTCGAAAATTACAgttctttcacatatgaaagaaaTCATATCCGACCGCGTACTATTTTATCAGCCCAAAGTTGTCTGCTGTTCAATATATTTGGTCATTTGTTATGATCATAACGAAACAAACGAACTATACCACCCTTTAAAGTATATTTCCCTGGGTttacaaatgagccttgttctgagaaaactgggcttaatgcatgtgcgcaagggtcgtcccagattagcctgtgcagacaatcagggacgagactttaggcccaaaatttattttcggtaaggaggggcttccttgaaactaaaaataccatacaatcggaaagtgtcttccctgattagcctgtgcgtactgcacaggctaatctgggacgacactttacgcacatgcattaagcccaattttctcagaacgagaccaAATAAACATTTATCCCCTAACTCAGAATAGCGTACCTTCCACAGATAGAAGCAGGAACATTAGACTTAGACCGAACCACGCTATGTTCAGGCAGAATATGCCCCGCTTGCTGAGTACCGGCACCTGCTCCTCCACCAGCACAATCTCATCGCACTCGCTACAACTGCCGAGAACCAAATAGGCGGTAAATTAGAATTTGTGTTAAATGtgatttacaaatttaaacgTTGCGTTCTTAACACTTAAGTATAAGATGAAAAAAAGTGTGTTATCATGTTTCTATCGTACATTTCGAATGCtcattaaaatacaaaatttgcTTATCTCGATTAAAATACAACTTGCAACACTGTAGTCAGTCATTGATCGAAGAAATGTTCGCTTAGGACTTTCTGTAAATGATCGGTTTATgcgaaaataaaactaaaataaagtgCAAATACTTTATTTGATTAGCTAGTTAATTGAAATAATATCTTTGTATAAGTACCACAAAAAGAAGATAGAAGTATATAAATATGTCTGACGGACAGTACATTTGTCAATTTGAGGAAATACTGTCgccgaggttgacagtatttttccaaaatttgacaaatttactgtcatcctgtcagacatgtaatatttattttattttaccgaAAAAACGATTcaaaaatgaacaatttatatgaaccatgaacaattttaatattcaataggtatttaatttcagcaatgattGACAGATTCGGTAGTGTGTTTACAACGAAAATGCAAAAAAtgcgtagtagtaatagtagttgtagtagtacaagtagcagtagtagtagaagtagtagtagtagtagtagtagtagtagtagtagtagtagtagtagtagtagtagtagtagtagtagtagtagtagtagtagtagtagtagtagtagtagtactagtagtagtagtagtagtagtagtagtagtaagtagtagtagtagtagtagtagtagtagtagtagtagtagtagtagtagtagtactagtagtagtagtagtagtagtagtagtagtagtagtagtagtagtagtagtagtagtagtagtagtagtagtagtagtagtagtagtagtagtagtagtagtagttgtagtagtagtagtagtagcagcagcagtagtagcagtagtagtagtagtagtagtagtagtagtagtagtagtagcagtagtagtagtagtagtagtagtagtagtagtagtagtagtagtagtagtagtagtagtagtagtagtagtagtagtagtagtagtagtagtagtagtagtagtcgtggtagtagtagtagtagtagtaatagtagtagtagtagtagtagtagtagaagtagtagtagtagtagtagtagtagtagtagtagtagtagtagtagtagtagtagtagtagtagtagtagtagtagtagtagtagtagtagtagtagtagtagtagtagtagtagtagtagtagtagtagtagtagtagtagtagtagtagtagtagtagtagtagtagtagtagtagtagtagtagtagtagtagtagttagtagtagtagtagtagtagtagtagtagtagtagtagtagtagtagtagtagtagtagtagtagtagtagtagtagtagcagcagtagcagcagtagtagtagtagtagtagtagtagtagtagtagtagtagtagtagtagtagtagtagtagtagtagtagtagtagtagtagtagtagtagtagtagtagtagtaaaagtagtagtagtagtagtagtagtagtagtagtgtagtagtagtagtagtagtagtagtagtagtagtagtagtagtagttagtagtagtagtagagtagtagtagtagtagtagtagtagtagtagtagtagtagtagtagtagtagtagtagtagtagtagtagtagtagtagtagtagtagtagaagtagtagtagtagtagtagtagtagtagtagtagtagtagtagtagtagtagtagtagtagtagtagtagtagtagtagtagtagtagtagtagtagtagtagtagtagtagtagtagtagtagttagtagtagtagtagtagtagtagtagtagtagtagtagtagtagtagtagtagtagtagtagtagtagtagtagtagtagtagtagtagtagtagtagtagtagtagtagtagtagtagtagtagtagtagtagtagtagtagtagtagtagtagtagtagtagtagtagtagtagtagtagtagtagtagtagtagtagtagtagtagtagtagtagtagtagtagtagtagtagtagtagtagtagtagtagtagtagtagtagtagtagtagtagtagtagtagtagtagtagtagagtagtagtagtagtagtagtagtagtagtagtagtagtagtagtagtagtagtagtagtagtagtagtagtagtagtagtaagtagtagtagtagtagtagtagtagtagtagtagtagtagtagtagtagtagtagtagtagtagtagtagtagtagtagtagtagtagtagtagtagtagtagtagtagtagtagtagtagtagtagtagtagtagtagtagtagtagtagtagtagtagtagtagttgtagtagtagtagtagtagtagt carries:
- the LOC127870361 gene encoding uncharacterized protein LOC127870361 translates to MVKNHIKRNSKHILRFVMTSMPTAAEPADANPTPVDNTTAIVDRANSPKRYTDEENSCSECDEIVLVEEQVPVLSKRGIFCLNIAWFGLSLMFLLLSVEVVPSQIQSLVGPAAKGRWLGGMVAAGAAVTFTISPLIGMQSDRASFKFGKRRPLMFLGSIALCIGLVGMAISSPDISVEQLDTGEQKNSSGKLQCTRDLVALRCAPYWNKSAHNPLDAHKDGAQQPNSIVMQHNSFGDGEGVVESSSGNLALYIVFYLLVTSAFAGITVPYNALIADKSNPSQRGLNSGVMAATILVGNVSGAAVGTSFTHIGVIGAYSIAITIVLITLLITIFTTEEDHGKHVLEPIDCLAIFSGFWDPLKEHNFRWVFITRFLMQQGVSTVTGFLQYWLHDMVRLPNCWTAATCVALLLLPMLFAAACSSVVFGILSDRTHRRKPIVIGAAVVMTVNISIMIAVSGYWAFYIAIATAFCFGIGFGSFQAVDFALVMDVLPKDRDKAKDIAVWHQALILPNALATPIGGFILDYFQSVNCELGLGYVILFSVTAVYFSLSGIFVTRINLAK